CAATGATTTCAATTAATGATTTTTTGCGTTTTTAACACTCTATTCGCGTTCCACGCCAACCGCGAAAACACACAAGtccttaaattgaccctttttctggtctgaatatcaaattttcagctcgcgctcgtatcatttgaTTACTGAAAAACGTATGGTCTAGAATGAATTCCAACAAACGAGCTTTAGAATGCCcttcttcaggtctgaattcaaaaattttcagctcacaattagtgagatacgtatcatgtttattactacaaaaagtgcctcatgtgtttagatttaattctaacaaaatcagcaagcgcttgacgctcgcattagatgactatgttgagatatgtatgctctccatgaagtccccaaaatgtccctgtttggggtcaatataataaaaaaaatcggcttgcgcttcgcgctcgcattgtttgttttgggaGACGTATCACGATTATGAAAATTTGCCTATAAAgttcctttttaggtctgattaTCAACacttttcagctcacgcttcgcgctcgcattatttgatcagtgagaaaCATGTCTGTTTAATGGCagtccttaaaggtcaagtccaccccagaaaaatattgatttgaataaatagagaaaaatcaatctagcatgatgctgaaaatttcatcaaaatcggatgtaaaataagaaagttgtgacattttaagtttcgcttatttttcacaaaacagttatataggCACAAGTCATTGGCaggcaaatgagacagtcgatgatgtcccccactcacattttcttttgttttctattgtttgattatacaatatttctttttttttacagatttgacaagggccaacttgactgaaccatatagtattaaaataatgttaattccacatgttcagggaggaatttatCTTTGTTCCACTTGACAATGatggaaatatttcatataacaaaatacaaaagaagtagtgagtggatgacgtcatcagtctcctcatttgcctaccgaccaggatgtgcatataactgttttgtaaaattaagcgaaactttaaaatgtcataactttctttttttacgtccgattttgatgaaattttcaacgttatgctcgctggatttttctctttttattcaaatcaacttcctgttggggtggacttgtcctttaattatctctattaggtcagtatacctggcaattgagcgcacTTCGCGTGCCACCTTAGtgactcaatttttttgctggtgcccccctcccataccgtgacccacggtacacCACTGACTGGACTCGCATGGGAGCGACGGCAGGGGAAACTGCTGCAACACTAATACACActgtgtttttaatatattttcctgtgtttgttaaaatcaattgatattGAGGGATTAGCAAGGATGGGCTGACTGTTGGTGCAAATTACTATATTCGCGTTTGAGGCCATCgtgatttagggggggggggctcttttcTTATTTCGGGCGTTTATTTGCTCCGGCGAAATTTGCTCCGATGggaaatctgcacgttaagcaaaacataaaacctaacctacaAAACCAAATAAACCCCAATCcttatatttacattattctgaaccaaaaactctattacgaTCCTGACTGTAACCCTATGCCCTCCGAGATAATATCACCGGAGCAATATTGTCGCAGGAGCACATGTCTTGTCACCGTTTACCCTCTTCCCGCTCTGCGTTACCTTTGTCGAGGATGCCAATGGCAGTGACCCCCAGGGCACACAAATAATATTTGTGAATCATAACTGATTGTTCACTGACCCGcaacaataaataaatggaaTTGTAGTTCTAGTGAAATCGTTTCCGCGGCACCACGAGTGCAAAAAACAGTGAATAGATAGTCGTACAGTGCCGATAACATTGTATACAGCAGTGTAATAGTTCTCCTGGCTGCATGGAATCTGCATCGTTCTCTCTAGAGCTTCAGGTTCAAGCACTTTACGAGATCACGAGACAACCAAAATCGTTGAATTCACCGCGATGATGAACATTTTCAGAATTATTGCATctttttttgtatgataaaattgTATCACAACTTTAATTTCGCCAATCACTGTCAGGATTACAACCATCATGGTATTCTTCTGGTTGGAGAATATTTTCACATGGTGGGCGGTGGTTTTTTGCTTGGGAGTCTGGTGGTATGCTAATCGACATCGGAGAGAGGTGTTTTATGTCAAATATGTCTTTTTCCTCTTAAGCTATGCCGTTATATCTTCCATCACAATGCCAGTGATGCTTCTAAATCCAGGAAACCCAAATAATATAAGGTAAGTGCATGGTCTATGTAGGGCAAATCCTGGGGGCTTTTgcgtaaaagaaaacaaatctgGCAAATCATTTGCCACAGATTTTCAATATGTTTGGTGTCAATTGcgtaattttgtttgccagatttttttaaggcaaaaaaaaatactcaacaGATCCTAGGGAGTGTTTCAGGAAAATTGTCACCACCGACTAAATTGATAGCTCTGACAGTTACCACAGTAACAGTCATAAGCCAGTGCTTCTCGaccagccaatcaaattcaatgaTTTCATTGAAACTTTCAGAGTTGTTCATCCCCCTTGAGAAGCGCCAGGGTGAtttaaaggaaaaacaattgTTAGACTAATCCAAACTAGGATGTAACTCCATAATATTCCTGTAAAtcaattgagagagagagaaaaaaagaaatgtcgATTTGCatactgcccccccccaaaaaaaaaaaaaataataataataatcgagAGCCGCCACTCATGTGATGTATGCCTTTTTATAGGCATATTTTCACAAGGGTTCCAGAAAGAAAATGACAAACGAAAACAATACAGTCTACGACTATGTTACacaagtgttttttttcttaattttatctttttgttgaaattgatGTATGTAGGTATAATCCTATACCTATGTATGTTTAAAGCAaacctttaaaataaaactCACTATTTCGGTTGTTAACGCAGAATCAGTGGATTCTTCTCGAGATGGTTGCAAGCACCATTTGCAGGGGTTCGAACCACTGTCCTACATGAAAGGAACTATCCAAATGACCAATCGTTTATTGTGGTATGCAATCATCAAAGCATCTTCGATTCTCTTGGTAATTATACACGCGTAAACGTTATCTGATCAAAGATCCTGCATTCGaataaatggaaatgttatATGCCTTCTTGATAACTAAGTGTGCAattatctatttaaaaaaaattaaaaaaaagtcattaaGTTTAAGTTTCAGGGGTCCCGGTGGCGGAGCCGGTGGATGCGGTGAATATGTTGAAATGTGTCATGATTTTAGTTCATTTCAAGCATTTGTTGACTTAAATGTCACttctcaaacaaaataatgttcaattaatgtaaacaaaacaaactttttaGTTTTGGAATTATTTTATGTCCCTAATGATCTGCCAAAATTTTAgccaatatatattttcaacaacttttttttttatttagaaattttaatttcaatatagatttggtctaatttcacaAATGCAATATACTAGGGTGATCCAATgtagcatttatttattttttacaccaATTTATAAATGTGCAGCAGGTCTAATTCGAGAAAAACGCATTTCAAAGTTCAAATTTACATTGACGTCAAtgtacactgttggtcataaagatgaaatattttttttcaccaatttttcacagcgtaattattacatgatttgaatatggcatttatggtgcatgataaccactttactttattattctgccttttacacacgtttgacagtgatattttacaagtttatgtcctaagcgatggatgtcatgagcatagaacaacaacgacgacaatatacagtaaattaaaGGACAATCCCAATATTTTCTTCACAAACTGAATTTTTATCTTCATAGCCATGATGGAGGCCTTTCCCGACAATTGCGCTGTGATTCTCAAGAAGAATCACGTGCTGCACTGGAGCCCATTCGGCTTGGCAGCATTTCTCACTGGCGCCATTTTTGTCGACAAGGGCAACAAGAACAGAATGGAGGCCCTACAAAAAGTGGTTGATACCATTCACAAGAAGAAGGTGAATACAATGGCATTCGTACTGGTTGTCTTGTTGTTTGACACTagtgttgttgctgttgttgatGGATTGGTGgtgggtttcttttttttctttttttgctatTGGCGTTGGTGTTGTGTTGTTCTTGGTGGTGCTTTGGGTGATGCTTTTCTTGGTGTTTAAAATGGTGTTAGCGGTTTAGGTGATGGCAGTCTtgtggggtgttgcaagaaacttgcaattgatcgcaagtcaaTTTCAGGTCCCCAAAtcaattgaaattcatgcatttcattgcaaatttaCAACTGATTGAGGGTCTGCTTCTCGCATCAGCAAATATAAATTCATTTGCTTCAtttgaaattgatctatcatttctaacaagtggaacgcctctggcagtctcgcctgcattacgcaatttaatatagcagcagtgctaactttgaaaactactataaaataatcattcacaaaaacaccattcatatggtcaaatacacccatgtccacatttcattcactctatccataaactttcaaagttatgatggcaattcaacaattaccccaacatggcctttttattgaccttaactgacctttgaccttggttttgtgacctgaa
Above is a window of Lytechinus pictus isolate F3 Inbred chromosome 15, Lp3.0, whole genome shotgun sequence DNA encoding:
- the LOC129277181 gene encoding 1-acyl-sn-glycerol-3-phosphate acyltransferase alpha-like is translated as MVFFWLENIFTWWAVVFCLGVWWYANRHRREVFYVKYVFFLLSYAVISSITMPVMLLNPGNPNNIRISGFFSRWLQAPFAGVRTTVLHERNYPNDQSFIVVCNHQSIFDSLAMMEAFPDNCAVILKKNHVLHWSPFGLAAFLTGAIFVDKGNKNRMEALQKVVDTIHKKKCRVWFFPEGTRKISGKVLTEEHMLPFKKGAFNIAVLAQIPVVPVVFSSQEKFFSYRDKISKPGRITVSILPPIPTNNLTCEDVPQLTDKVRATMIEEFKRISE